TTTCTCCCCCAGTTACCTGCTGGAGTACACGATTTTATTTACCAAACAtctaaaatgacattttttacaggttttttttttttccctctctttttcagGGTCTGCCTGTTGCTTTGGAAAAGCACATTCTTGGATTTGACACGGGAGGTGAGCACTGCTCCTAATGTGACTTTTAAATGGGGAATAGTTTGCCTTTGACAGAGTTATTACTGTCAAATCCAGGGCTGATGTGGACAGTAAAAAACCCTGCAGTGGAAAGAattcctccctcccagctggTTATTTACGAGCACCCCTGAGCACTTTGGGTTTGGAACAGCAAAGCCTGGATCCAGTCCGGCTGGAATCTGTTTAAATCCCAGCTTTTAATGCAGCCCGAGGAACGCATCCTGCTGTTTGTAAATCCTGCTGCTACCAGCAgggggcagctgtgctgctgccaccgACTGCGGCTGCCTCCGCTTGCCTAAAATCCCATCGGGGCAGCTCAGCTCGGCGTGACCCGGTGGGTTATCGATAAACCCCATGGGTTATTGATAACCCCGATGGGTTATTGATAAACCCCATGGGTTATTGATAAACCCAATGGGTTATCGATAAACCCATGGGTTATTGATAATCCCGATGGGTTATTGATAAACCCCATGGGTTATTGATAAACCCCATGGGTTATCGATAAACCCCATGGGTTATTGATAACCCCGATGGGTTATTGATAAACCCCATGGGTTATTGATAAACCCAGTGGGTTATCGATAAACCCATGGGTTATTGATAATCCCGATGGGTTATTGATAAACCCCATGGGTTATTGATAAACCCCATGGGTTATCGATAAACCCCATGGGTTATTGATAAACCCCATGGGTTATCGATAAACCCCATGGGTTATTGATAAACCCCATGGGTTATTGATAAACCCCATGGGTTATTGATAAGCCCCATGGGTTATTGATAAACCCGATGGGTTATTGATAAACCCCATGGGTTATCGATAAACCCCATGGGTTATTGATAAACCCGATGGGTTATTGATAAACCCGATGGGTTATCGATAAACCCCATGGGTTATTGATAAACCCAATGGATTATTGATAAACCCAATGGATTATTGATAAACCCCATGGGTTATTGATAAACCCGATGGGTTATCGATAAACCCCATGGGTTATTGATAAACCCGATGGGTTGTTGATAACCCCGATGGGTTATTGATAAACCCGATGGGTTATCGATAAACCCCATGGGTTATTGATAACCCCGATGGGTTATCGATAAACCCCATGGGTTATCGATAAACCCCATGGGTTATTGATAAACCCGATGGGTTATTGATAAACCCCATGGGTTATTGATAAACCCCATGGGTTATCGATAAACCCGATGGATTATTGATAAACCCCATAGATTATTGATAAACCCCATGGGTTATCGATAAACCCGATGGGTTATTGATAAACCCGATGGGTTATTGATAAACCCCATGGGTTATTGATAAACCCGATGGGTTATCGATAAACCCCATGGGTTATTGATAAACCCGATGGGTTATTGATAAACCCCATGGGTTATCGATAAACCCATGGGTTATTGATAAACCCGATGGGTTATCGATAAACCCCATGGGTTATTGATAAACCCAATGGATTATTGATAAACCCGATGGGTTATCGATAAACCCGATGGGTTATTGATAAACCCCATGGGTTATTGATAAGCCCCATGGGTTATTGATAAACCCGATGGGTTATCGATAAACCCCATAGATTATTGATAAACCCGATGGGTTATTGATAAACCCCATGGGTTATCGATAAACCCCATGGGTTATTGATAACCCCGATGGGTTATTGATAAACCCCATGGGTCATTGATAAGCCCCATGGGTTATTGATAAACCCGATGGGTTATTGATAAACCTGATGGGTTATTGATAAACCCCATGGGTTATTGATAAACCCCATGGGTTATTGATAAACCCGATGGGTTATTGATAAACCCCATGGGTTATTGATAAACCCCATGGGTTATTGATAAACCCGATGGGTTATCGGTAAACCCCATGGGTTATTGATAAACCCCATGGGTTATTGATAAACCCAATGGGTTATTGATAAGGAACAGCCAAGCCAGGTGACCCGGGGCACCATGAACTTCACTTCTGCTCCTCATCCCTTAAATCCCTGCTTGGAACGTTTCACACCAACCTCGGGAGTGGGAGGTTGGAATGAGGTGATCCTTAAggtccttccagcccaacccagtcttttgtgttttgaatttgttatttttgttcatttttattgtAATGTGGATATTTTGAATTAATCagttgttattttttatatgtttatttatttatttatttattttaaatttttattttctataattatatttttgttctacatgtttattattttcttaagaaagctttttattaaggtatatttttatttctaattatagAAGTataaatttgtgattttttttttgtatattttaattttatattaagtTTTTTTAGGggttgtaaataatttttttgtgtttatggaaggttttttttttagttttttggtttggtttgaggtttttttagctgctttttgatttttttgcaggttttttttggtttttggttttttgggggtttttttgttgttttttgttggtttttggtttggtttggcagCAGGATTTCCTTCCCGAGGCAGCATTTCCATCCCAAGGCAGCATGGATCACCAGTTTTACCAGTGGAGATGGATTCTTAAGATTGCAGTTGAACGTGGATTTTACTATAAAggccatggaaaaaaaaaaaaacaaacactttttGCAAATGAGTTGCAGCCACCAGTTTGGGTTTAATGTGTGTTTTGgtgcttggttttgttgtttttttttttttgttgggttttttttccgtttgttttggttatttttgggggtttttttttggtttctttttttttttgtggttgttgttttattgggttttttttgtttgtttttggggggtttttttgggtttcttttttttttgttgttgttgttttattgggttttttggggttttttttttgttttttatgttttttttgtggggttttttggtgttttttttaattttagtttagtttagtttagtttagtttagtttattaaaaaaatttatgtGGCTCCCTcattccctgagctctgcaggatgGCAGGGAAGGTTTGGAGGCCACCCCatccctctccagcagcagggaacatCCTTCTCTGCTTCCATCCTGGAAACCACCAACAGACACAACATGCAGGGCACTAAAACCTCCTTAAATCCCTCCCGCGAGCTGAAAGTGCTGGATGAAACCCACATTTAATTCCAGTTCCTCTCTGTGCCCCTCCCCAGATGCTGTTATCAACGAAGCCGCCCAAATCCTGCGCCTGCTGCACATCGAGGAGCTGCGGGAGCTGCAGACCAAAATCAACGAGGCCATCGTGGCTGTGCAGGCCATCATTGCTGACCCCAAGACTGACCACAGGCTGGGAAAAGTGGGCAGGtgaagggagaagagctgcCAGCCCCGTGTGTACTCGGTGCAGTTAGCAGCAGCTCCACTCTGGCACGGGATTAATTGGCCTGTTCGGGAAAGAAAACGGGAAATTGGATTCCTGCTTCTGATGAATTACcagatttttcttgaaataaatgaaatcgAGGGAAATAGATTGTTCTGATGAGCTCTGAGTTGGCAaataggacttttttttttttttttttttttttttttgtgtgtgtgtgtgtctctttTTCATTGTGTTTGGCTTTGTGTTGAGGGAAATGCTACATAAAATCTTCTTTTCCTGAGGTCCTGCCCTAGGAGCAGCTTGCTCCTGGCTTGCTCGCTGCTTCCTCATGCTGAAATAGTTCCCCTAGAACTGAAACAGTGAAAAACTGAATCCAAAGGGAAACTTAAACCAACCTTTTTTATTCAATTATTGAAGTAACCTAGAAAAAGTGAAGCATTACAACGTAACTGGTATTTCTGAACATGTATTGGTCTACACTGGGTAGGTCTAGGAAGGCACTTGGAAGACCCAACAAGCATGAACAGATCAATCCTAGCATATTCTTCTAATATAAATACTAAAAGACATGCATGGAGGCAGTGGTGAAAACACAGAATCATCCTCTGGAAAATCTTGAATGCCTTTGCCACATCCCATCCCTGTTCTGCAGGATTTTGGAGCACACACAGTCTCTGTCTTCAGGGCTGTTTGTTATTTAGACCCAGCAATTTActgcatccacagcttcccatAGGCACTTAATTCTTATTTTTGGATAAAAGGACCTCTTGGTCAGATTGTCAAAAGTATGAAAAATGAATCCATTCTTCttccaataaaataaaacattagagtaaaaaaaaaaaaaaccaactacaTTTTAAATCTCCTTGCATTTGAGAGAGAGTTTGAGTCATGGCTTGAGCTTCCCAGAacgtttttggtttttttttttggtgatagCTCAACATTTTCCACTtggtaaaaaaatacagtagtaAAGTCTTGAGGTATAACtataaaaaatacttgaaaatctTTTGCAGGAAAGCAGGGCACGTCATTGGCCTTGGTGAGGAACTTCTCCCCCCTTGTATGCAGTGACAGTTCTCTGGGTCTGAAATTCCTCTGCGTGCAAAGATCCTTGTTTCCTTGAAAATAGTAACTATTTTCTGGCTGTGGGGagaaatggagatttttttttttttttttagtgtgtcAGGCACTCAGCAGCCATCAGAACTCAGGAGGGGATggggtttgggtgggtttttacCTCCAGGGCAGTAGGGATAAACTGCTGTGATTCCATAGAGGTGGGATCGCTGCTCTGGAAGATACTCATCAGTGAAGGAGCCTGTTTCTTTATTTACAGCTATCACCCCATCCCTggtgaaaaaaaaggggaagaagtgTTTTATTCACCTATGaaactggggttttttcccctacttATGTGTGTTTAAGAACAGGCAGATGACAAGCTTGGTCTGAACACCTGCGAGACAAGTGGAAAGAAATTTGCCCTGCAAAATCCTCCTCCAGCTCAGTCAGTGCATTTCTCAGTGGTGATGCAGCCACAGAAAAGAGCCTTCCAAGGAGAGATTATCTCCCTGAGAGTCCCCTCCAAGCGTGGCAAGCCCTTAAGTGTTTGTTGTAACCTAAGATTGGATGGGAGTTGTGAGAGCTTCCAGCTGGAGTGGGAAGAGAGGCGAGTTCCTGCTGCCGAGGCAAAGGGAACGCCTGAGGACAGGATCTTTCCTTGGACCTCGTCTACATCCAGAGACTTGAGCCaagtttcagtttaaaaaaaaaaaaaaaaaccaaaaaaccccaaaccactgTTTCTGTCCctcccagggagctgggcttgtgtCTAAACAACTCCTCCGTGCTGAGATTTACAAGCAGGTGTTGCTGAAGCCACGCTCAGAgacccagcagagctctggggaggctccaggatttgggagcaggctgggattCCTCTCAGGGAGGGGAGCTGAGCattcccaggcaggcaggggttGGGTTTTTCCCTGCTCACCGTCTCCAGTCCGTGTGGTAGAAGTGGTTGGCGTAGCTGATGATGCTGAAGGGGTAGTTGAGGTTGCTCTGGATGACGCGCCGGCCGGTGCCGTCTGGGAATGTGCATTCCAGGTGCTTGGTGCCTGttcaaacacaaaatattccCCCATCCTGCTGGAAGTGCCACACCAAATATGTTCTGTGTATTTCACAGACTCACAAGGATCACGGGacaccccagcaatcccacTCTGGGtatccctggcagctcctggagctctggcagcctcggggccgtgcccattccctggggagcctgggcagtgcccagcaccatctgggggaagagccttttcctgatttattacattttgaaaCAGCTTTTCAGCCTAAAAATGCAGAATCGTAAAATTCAGGGTTGGAAAAACTCCCTAAGACCAAGTCCAGCCACTGTCAAGGCCACCACTGCTCCATGTCCCCAcatgccacatccacatggcttttaaatccatCCAGGGACAAGGACTGCCCTGAGGAACAacattttccatgaagaaatatttcctgaaatccaatctaaacctcgGCTGGCCCAACACTGGAGCCCACAGGTAGCACTGGGCTGAAGACACCCAGGATTTTCCCTCGAGGCTCAGTGTGACCCTCTCTGATCCATTACCTGCatctgcccagcacagcagcttggAGAAGGGGTCAAAAGTCAGGCCATTGGGCAAACCAATGTCTGTGTGCACCAGAACCCTCCTGTTGGCTCCATTGACAGTGGAAGTTTCGATTTTGGGAGCTTCACGATTCCAGTCCGTCCAGTAAAGGTTGCTTGGGAAATAATGCACAAACAGGGCACACAACAGTAAGGAGTGGTGGGAGATGATCCTGCTTCTAAGGCCTGGTTTTTCCCTTATCAGTGCCTGAACCATCTTTAtttgattaggaaaaaaacctctccgAGCAAAGCAGAACAACATTAGAGATGTTTATGACCCAAactcctgcaggcagcagcttcctCGACGAGGGCGAGTCTGAGGAGCAGCACATTTTGTATCCCAACAGCACCCTGGAGGCACAGCTTTCCAAAATAATCTACATCCTGATACAGCAACAGCACTTTGAGCCAAATCTCGAGCTATTCAATAAAAAGAagggggctggggagcagagccaaTCCCTCCTGCAGGACGTGCAGGGTCAGGACGGGGCCGAGTTCTGCACCTTGCAAAAGCCCAAACCCAAAATGCCTGCGGGGTTTCAGCTGCTCACCCTCGGACGGGGTCCACGGCGATGGCGCGGGGGTTGACGAGCTCGGTGTCGAAGAGCACGCGGCGCTCGGAGCCGTCCAGCCGGGCCCGCTCGATCCTGTCCAGGCCACTGTCCGTCCAGAACATGGCCCGGCGCAGGTGGTCCACGGCCAGGCCCTCGGGGCTGATCAGGCCTGCTGGGAGATGGCCACCCTCATGGTGGGGAAATGCTGCTCCGGGATCCCTCGGGCATCGCCAGCCCGATGGTGATGCCTTTAacttttggattttttcatgtgtttgtgAACCTGTAATTCTTCAGCGTGTAACTCTGAactgcagtgtgagctgctgcttccccattttGGGGCAGgcacaattcctctccaggcctggcagtcaaggacacctcactgcctcaggcccccAGAGATGTgaacaaaagtgagttgggggCAGCAAATGTGGGGTAAAcgacttcattagctgaagctgtaattaaAAGATTAaaccccaatatgcaaataGACCAAAGTGTGAAAATGCATAACCTGTtgtccatttttgggtgtagcccccGGGTGGGCTTTGTCTGCCCAAAACGTACCTTCAATAAATACAACCACTTAATTTTGtcttaattttgtctggcctTTGTTTTTATGTAGGCATCCACGggaggagcccagggctgcgATGGGAAGAGCAGATGTGGCTTTGggcaggtgacactggggacgGGAGCACACCTGAGCTGATGATGGTCTCTGGCTCGGAGCCTGGCTCCAGGCCCGCCCGGCTGATGGTCCGGCCGGCCACGTCAGTCCAGTAGATCATCCTCTCCCGGCAGTCGTAGTCGATCCCCACCACGATGGAGCCCTGCCAGGGTCgggagagggggagagggacATGGGCTGAGATCCTGccaggaggctcagggaggaaaCCTCAACCCATCAGCCGGCACTGAGAGCTGCCTGGGACACGCTGCAAGTGGGGAATGACACCCAGATCTCCCATTTCCCCAGCAAAACTCTGCTCTGTTCCCACTGCACCCCCCAGGCTGAATCCCTCAGCAGAGGATTTTAGGGCAGCTGGTGCAGGCTCACGCCCACATCCAGATGGATTTGAACCCTTTGCCTGAAGGAGAGGGTGCTCCAAGAGCAAAGCCAGCCCGGGGAATGACCTTcaggatggggagggggaaTACTTGGCAAGGTCCTTCACTTCCCCAGGGTGAGGGGAGGGTCCTGGCCCAGATTTCAGCGTTCCTCTGCCTTGGTCTGGCCTGGCTGGAGAGGCACATGGCCACGCTCCAAGGGGAgtccagggaaggaaaaaaggccagccctgcagctggaaaTCTGGGCTGAGACCAACCCTGGAGATCTCTGTGAGCACCTGAACTCCTTCCCTTCGTGAGCAGTCCCAGGTCTGGGACCTGTCTTTCTactggggatggctggaggGAGGTAAAAATAGAATCCATacaatcccagactggtttgggttggaagggaccctaaagatcattCAGCTCCACCCCTtctatgggcagggacactttccactatcccaggctgctccaaccaagtcttggacatttccagggatggggcaggcacagcttctctgggcaccctgtgccagggcctccccaccccccaGTCAATAATTtcatcccaatatcccacctaaccctgccctccGCCACTGGGAAGCCATCACCACTTCTCCAAAGTGCCACCgaggcagccagcacagccaatGTCCCCAGGTACCAGCATCCACCCTCGAGACCCTCAAACCCTGACAAGTGCTTCAGAGAGAGGTGAAAACGCCAAGGGGCAGCACCAGCCTGTCCCAAACCCCCTCGGTGCTCCTgcaccccatccccaccccaagGGTACCGTAcatgcagggagagcagggtcTTGGCCGCCTCCTTGTGCAGCCGGGTGCCGTTCAGCGGCAGGTAGCCAATCTGCTGGCCCTGGGCGTAGAGCAGAAACATCCCCGCGGCCGGTGGCGACACGTCGGGCCGGGGCTCGGGCCGGACGCTGGGCGGGGCGACGCTGGGCAGACCTGGCACGTCGGAGGGGACAGACATGGCTCAGGTGGCGTCGTCCCCTCGGCTCCGTGCCCGCAGCGGGGCGCGGTGCCCGCGCTGTCGGCGGCCGGGGTCACTTTGGGGCGCCGGGCTCTTACAGGGCGGGGTGGTGCCGGGCTCGGAGCGCGTCCCCGGGATCTCCCTGCCGCTCTGCTCCACGCACCAGCAGTAGCCGCTGTCCCCGTGGCACTGCAGCGGGGTGAAGTCCCCGCTGGGGTCACACTGCGGCACGTACTGGTCCCCGCGGGGGCTGCCCCCGTAGTGCTCCAGCAAACTCTGCCGCCAGCGCTCGCACATGCTGGGGGGCCGCTCCGTGGGCTCTGGCACGGGAGGGTGACAGTCACCACCCCATTCGGGGGGGACTCAGGGCTTCGCAGAGCCCTGTGCTCCCCCGGGGTGTCACTGACCTGGGCTCCCGCAGCGTGGGGGGGTGGTGCCCGGCGCCGTCCGGGTGCCGGCGATCTCCTGCCCGGCGGCGTCCACGCACCAGCAGTGCCCGGAGCTGCCGTGGCACTGCAGGGGCCGGTACCGGCCCTGCTCGTCGCACTGGGGCACGTGGCTGTCACCCACGGGTGACGGCCCTGGTGGCACCTCCCGCGGGTACATCCGCGCGTGCTCGCAGGGCGTCAGCTGCTGGATGGACTCTGCTGGCGGCAAACGTCCCCACCCCGGGCTCAGGGAGTGCCACCAGCTCCCCTGGAGCCACTTGGCACCTTGGCACCACTTCTCCCATGTCTACCAGCACCCCTTGGTCTGGGGCGggggccagggctgccccacTCCAGCCCCCTCGACACCCCACAGATGTTCCCTCCATCGTAAGTTGACACAGGAGGTGGCCCAATGGCCACAGCCACTGTAACCCAATGGGCCAGGGCACCCTGAACACCCAGGGGCCCCTCGATGCACCCACTCGACAGCACCCTGCCCTCAGTGAAGCCCCAGGAGGGTGCTTGGGCAGAgggtcacagagtcacagaatcctTCGGGTTcgaagggacctctggagatcctccagtccaacctccctgccaaggcagggtcacctggaggaggtgacacaggaatgTGTCCGGGTGggtctggaatatctccagagagggagactccacactctccctgggcagcttttccagggctctgccaccctcagcatgaggaaattcttcctcatgctgAGGTGAAACATCTCAAGTTTTAATTTATGGCTGTTTAGTTTATGGGTCCCCTCCACTCGCTGTGGCCCCACTGTCCCCAcgctgctggcagctgggccGAAGTGGGAAGCCTTTGGGACGCCAGCCTGATGCCCAAGGAGCCAAccctgctcccctcagccccgcAGGGTGTCACTGACCTGGGCTCCCGCAGCGTGGGGGGGTGGTGCCCGGCGCCGTCCGCGTGCCGGCGATCTCCTGCCCGGCGGCGTCCACGCACCAGCAGTGCCCGGAGCTGCCGTGGCACTGCAGGGGCCGGTACCGGCCCTGCTCGTCGCACTGGGGCGCGTGGCCGTCGCCCAGGGGCGGCACCTCCCGCGGGTACATCCGCTCGTGCTGGCAGGGCGTGAGGCGCTGCGGGTTCCCTTCCACCGCTGGAAGGCCAGGAAAGAGGAAGAGtgaggctggggaagctgtgCCGGGCGCAGAGGGCACGGGGCCGAGCGGGCACCTCACCGTACGCGCACTGCAAGCCGTCGCCCGCGTAGCCGGGCCGGCAGCGGCAGGAGAAGGAGCCCGGGGTGTTGTAGCAGACGGCGGCCGGGTGACACGGGCTTTCGGCACACTCGTCCACGTCTGTGCGGGGGGAAGATGGGAtcagcggggacagggacacccccacaGCTGTGGTGGGGGGTCCTTCCCGTGCCCACCTTACCGGAGCAGTGGATGCCATCGCCGGTGTAGCCGGGGAGGCACTCGCAGGTGGCGCGGCCGTCACCGCGGGACAGGCACCGCGCCCGGTCCCCCGGAGCGCAGGGGTGCCGCCCGTCCTCGCAGGGGTCACTCGCCGGTGCCAgcgctgtggggacaggggaggggtGGTCAGGGCACGTCCACGGGGCACGGGGAGTCGGGGACACCCCGGCTGGGGTCAGCACTTACGCACACACGCCTGCCCGTCCCCCGCCGGCCGGTACCCGCTGCGGCACTCGCAGCGGTAACTGCCCGGCACATTCAGGCACACGGAGAAGGGCCCGCACTGGCTCAGGCCCTCGGCACACTCGTCCACgtctggggaaaggaggagacaCCGGGCACCCCGATGGTGGTGGGACACCCCCCCATTTTCAGGGTCTGGCTGCTCGTGGTCTGACAGGGAATATCCTGCCCCACGCTGCCCATCCCATGTCTGTCACTGAACTTCATAAACTACAGAATTAACTTTCTAATCAGCTCAAAATAGAAGGGAATAAAGAACAAGATCGCTTTGGGTGTCTAGTTTTTGACAAAGACGCATTTGTTCAAGGCACACCAATATTCTCAGCTATTTGTGGTTTAAAACTTGGTTTCCTTCTCCTTAAATTAAGTGATCAGATTAGTCACTTAACCTGGGATTTTAGGAGAAGGAAAGCTGTTCCTTATTGAAAGGCAGGATCCTTGAATTCCTTGCCAGCATCACTGTGCAGTGCAGCTCACAGGCACTGGGCAGCTTCTTGTGGAAAGGGACTCTAAAACTGGAAGATAAATTTGCAATGTGAAGTTTGGAGTGATAGGAAAGCAACAACGAAGCTGGCTGGATTTGTGGAACGcaggaattatttttccatcggttttgcttttttcctgtctctcctTTTCTACCCTCCTCTTTTTTGTCTGCTCCCGGAGCGCTTCCCCAGGGACCTCCAGcaccctgcctcagtttccccccatGACATCCCTGTGCTCGGGGAAGCTCCGTGGGTGCTGTGACATCCCAAATACTGGTgaccaccagcagctcccccccagccccgctgaCCTTGGCAGCCCCGTCCATCTGGGTGGTAGCCGGCCGCACACTCGCACGTGTACTCTGTGCCCACGCCGGGCTGGCAGCGCGCCGGTGCCTCGCACGCGTGGGAGCCGTCGTGGCACGGGCTCACCCCGGGATTCTCGGCATCGTCTGCGTGCGCACAGGGACGTCGGGGGGAATAAAACATCCGGGAGACACAGGGAGCGACCATCCCCACTTACACTTGATCACCGCTGCGCTGCAGCGCCGTTGTCCCGCGCAGGGAACCACCCCCACCACGCCGGCGGCGCTGCAGCTCAAACTGCTCGGGAAACCCCTCCTTTTTTGGCTGATTTTGGGCAAAGCCAGCGCACCGCAGCTTTGGGAGACGGCGGCACCCCGCTGAGGGCTGGCACCCTGGACTGGCACACGGACTGGGACCCGGGGGTGGGTGCTGGCGCTCACCTCGTGCCGGGCCGATGCGGGCGGCCAGGGCGTAGCGCAGGACGTGCTCGTGGCCGTCGAAGAGGGCGAAGGCGCGCGCCACCGAGAGCCGCTGCCGCGCCGGCAGCCGCGAGTGCGGGCACCCCGAGAAGGTGATGTTCTGGCGCAGGCGGTAGGACAAGGTCTGGTTGGCGGTGCCCGCGGCCACCACGTATTCCCGCTGGCCTGAGGATGCCACAGCTGCCGGATGGCACGGAGAACGCCGTGGGATGTGGGAGAAACGGTGTCAGCACCGGTGTGGCCGGGATGTTCTCGCGCATTCAGGGGTGGTGTGTGAGGAACTGAAGGCAGGTGAGCACAGGTCTTACCTGAGCTGGAGTAGGAGTAGAGTTCCTCGTAGGGAGTGATGTGGACGGTGACGTTCTCGGGCAGGAATGGCACCTCACCCTGGATGTGTGTCCTGAGGCTTAAATAATTGTCCGGCCCCAGGCCCTCGGCTGTCTGAGTGACCTGGACCGTCTCCCCACCGGGGTAAAACGTCACCTCCAGGCTCTGGGTGAATTCAGCGCCTGGGCGGGAAAAGGAAACGCTCACCATTTGTAGGGACAACCCCAA
The window above is part of the Vidua macroura isolate BioBank_ID:100142 chromosome 6, ASM2450914v1, whole genome shotgun sequence genome. Proteins encoded here:
- the NID2 gene encoding nidogen-2 isoform X2, coding for MRAVAAVLAAVLAVGAALPRPGLLPHGPARGDARLRPGDDESSPGLLLRRALRLYGRAARRLYVGTNGVISTQDFPRETQYVDDDFPTDFPVIAPFLADLDTSGDRGNIYYRQDDSRDVLDQAVGYIQAGFPRSAGAFVPTNAFIATWEEVGAYQELSQDTEPSTKLNTFQAVIAYNDEDTYTIFLYPDGGLQFLGTRPKESYNVQLELPARVGFSWGDSDDPKRDGLFHSLASSEQALRNLERESNTGIPGVWVFHVGGTEHVEPGGGEGAAPAVPQSPAEHPNPGTAGHPHPLSSHASTAQRPSHGSHSPVLLGFVPGRRDTQERSRWLQPRGDGGTGQSYSANPSSYSSGQHGVGVEEDVHFNPDVFTYSAASKETCAQHHGRCSPHAFCTDYAAGFCCHCRATFYGNGRQCLPEGAVHRLNGKVSGSLRVGRASVRFQDVDLHAYIVGSDGRAYTAISGVPQPAARALLPLLPVGGLFAWLFALEEPGSENGFSITGAEFTQSLEVTFYPGGETVQVTQTAEGLGPDNYLSLRTHIQGEVPFLPENVTVHITPYEELYSYSSSAVASSGQREYVVAAGTANQTLSYRLRQNITFSGCPHSRLPARQRLSVARAFALFDGHEHVLRYALAARIGPARDDAENPGVSPCHDGSHACEAPARCQPGVGTEYTCECAAGYHPDGRGCQDVDECAEGLSQCGPFSVCLNVPGSYRCECRSGYRPAGDGQACVPLAPASDPCEDGRHPCAPGDRARCLSRGDGRATCECLPGYTGDGIHCSDVDECAESPCHPAAVCYNTPGSFSCRCRPGYAGDGLQCAYAVEGNPQRLTPCQHERMYPREVPPLGDGHAPQCDEQGRYRPLQCHGSSGHCWCVDAAGQEIAGTRTAPGTTPPRCGSPESIQQLTPCEHARMYPREVPPGPSPVGDSHVPQCDEQGRYRPLQCHGSSGHCWCVDAAGQEIAGTRTAPGTTPPRCGSPEPTERPPSMCERWRQSLLEHYGGSPRGDQYVPQCDPSGDFTPLQCHGDSGYCWCVEQSGREIPGTRSEPGTTPPCLPSVAPPSVRPEPRPDVSPPAAGMFLLYAQGQQIGYLPLNGTRLHKEAAKTLLSLHGSIVVGIDYDCRERMIYWTDVAGRTISRAGLEPGSEPETIISSGLISPEGLAVDHLRRAMFWTDSGLDRIERARLDGSERRVLFDTELVNPRAIAVDPVRGNLYWTDWNREAPKIETSTVNGANRRVLVHTDIGLPNGLTFDPFSKLLCWADAGTKHLECTFPDGTGRRVIQSNLNYPFSIISYANHFYHTDWRRDGVIAVNKETGSFTDEYLPEQRSHLYGITAVYPYCPGARK
- the NID2 gene encoding nidogen-2 isoform X1, which codes for MRAVAAVLAAVLAVGAALPRPGLLPHGPARGDARLRPGDDESSPGLLLRRALRLYGRAARRLYVGTNGVISTQDFPRETQYVDDDFPTDFPVIAPFLADLDTSGDRGNIYYRQDDSRDVLDQAVGYIQAGFPRSAGAFVPTNAFIATWEEVGAYQELSQDTEPSTKLNTFQAVIAYNDEDTYTIFLYPDGGLQFLGTRPKESYNVQLELPARVGFSWGDSDDPKRDGLFHSLASSEQALRNLERESNTGIPGVWVFHVGGTEHVEPGGGEGAAPAVPQSPAEHPNPGTAGHPHPLSSHASTAQRPSHGSHSPVLLGFVPGRRDTQERSRWLQPRGDGGTGQSYSANPSSYSSGQHGVGVEEDVHFNPDVFTYSAASKETCAQHHGRCSPHAFCTDYAAGFCCHCRATFYGNGRQCLPEGAVHRLNGKVSGSLRVGRASVRFQDVDLHAYIVGSDGRAYTAISGVPQPAARALLPLLPVGGLFAWLFALEEPGSENGFSITGAEFTQSLEVTFYPGGETVQVTQTAEGLGPDNYLSLRTHIQGEVPFLPENVTVHITPYEELYSYSSSAVASSGQREYVVAAGTANQTLSYRLRQNITFSGCPHSRLPARQRLSVARAFALFDGHEHVLRYALAARIGPARDDAENPGVSPCHDGSHACEAPARCQPGVGTEYTCECAAGYHPDGRGCQDVDECAEGLSQCGPFSVCLNVPGSYRCECRSGYRPAGDGQACVPLAPASDPCEDGRHPCAPGDRARCLSRGDGRATCECLPGYTGDGIHCSDVDECAESPCHPAAVCYNTPGSFSCRCRPGYAGDGLQCAYAVEGNPQRLTPCQHERMYPREVPPLGDGHAPQCDEQGRYRPLQCHGSSGHCWCVDAAGQEIAGTRTAPGTTPPRCGSPESIQQLTPCEHARMYPREVPPGPSPVGDSHVPQCDEQGRYRPLQCHGSSGHCWCVDAAGQEIAGTRTAPGTTPPRCGSPEPTERPPSMCERWRQSLLEHYGGSPRGDQYVPQCDPSGDFTPLQCHGDSGYCWCVEQSGREIPGTRSEPGTTPPCLPSVAPPSVRPEPRPDVSPPAAGMFLLYAQGQQIGYLPLNGTRLHKEAAKTLLSLHGSIVVGIDYDCRERMIYWTDVAGRTISRAGLEPGSEPETIISSAGLISPEGLAVDHLRRAMFWTDSGLDRIERARLDGSERRVLFDTELVNPRAIAVDPVRGNLYWTDWNREAPKIETSTVNGANRRVLVHTDIGLPNGLTFDPFSKLLCWADAGTKHLECTFPDGTGRRVIQSNLNYPFSIISYANHFYHTDWRRDGVIAVNKETGSFTDEYLPEQRSHLYGITAVYPYCPGARK